The genomic stretch ATGAGTTTCAGAACTTGATCTAGAGCTTTCTTTTGGTTCCCAAATGCAGAAAAAGTGACGAATACAAAGAAGTGAGTGTTCCAGCGGGAAAAACTCACGAGGTTTGTTTTTTACTTGGGAGGATTACTTTCTCCAAGTCATATTTCCTTTTAGATAGGTGCTGCTCATTTTTTAGCTCCTAAGATGGTCATGTCTGTTTGTAGTTTTTCTCTCTTTGTGTCTATGTATGTGAATGTGTGTGTGTCTTTATAAATAGTTGTTGGTCACATGTGTTGCACGTGTATTCTATGTCTATTTTCACAGAATttgtattaaaaataataaaatttttaaCTGCTTGCATActcctaaaaatattttttcttagtTATATAACGAGATTAAATAAGCCTGTGAGATAGTATTTTAATTACATTACTTTTATTTCATGAGCTATAAAAATGTTAGGTAGTCGTATCTCACCCAATAGTTCTTTATGGATGATATTTGTGATCTGTTCCCTTTTTGGTTGAATGTTCACGATGAAAACTCCAAATCTTTTGTGTAAAAGTCTCAGAATGATATTgacttaattttaaaattttagatTATTATCAATCACTAAATCTTTCAATGATAGTTAAAAAAGAATAGATTTTCTTCTTCCTTGGTGAATATGTTGGATTCTTTTGTGATGGGACTGCTGAATTTTTCAAGTCTGGCACTTTGTAATTTTCTAATGAAAAGTGGCGCTTCTATTTGCATTTTGTGTCCCACCCGCATCGATACGTTTGCATTTCATTCTTGTTAATATAATTCTTTCTCCACTCTTTCTAGCCGCCTTCGCTCCTAGATTTTGGGTTGAATTGATTCACACTGTATTCATATTTTAAATAATCGTATTTCTTCTGAACTTCAATTCAGAACTCCTTATCGAAATTCTTTTTTGGCAAGTCAGCTACCTATGACCATCCAAGAGTCTTGTAACCTTAATCTTAGTTTTTACTCTTCTAATAAATCAAGTACAAGATCTAGGCATTATATATTGCGTGGTTATCCACCAATTGCGAgggatttggtgttttgatccaACAATGGACAAAGTTTATTTTCAAATCATGTTCATTTTAGATTTTGCTTAGATAGTCATAGATTTTATCTATTTGTCTTTGAATGACCTAGAAGCTGAAAGTTTGTATTGTAGAGCTTCATTTGAGTGTTGATAAAACTATGTACAGTTGATTTATGTATCTGTTATGTCAATCTTATCTTAGGTTTCATTGACGGTGGACGCCATAAATTCATACATTGCTTGGGATTTTGCTTTGGTTCAAGGCAGAGTGGATATGGTAATATCCTTTTTTCTTCCTATAGATGTGCCTATTTCGGTATTATTGGTATCAAACTTCTTTTATAACAGCTTCCTTTTCTGTGTTGGTTGATTTTTATGCTATATACTGTCTTCTTTAGATTCGTGGTCATTTGTTGGAAATTGATGCCCGGCTTAGTTATCTCCTGCTTCTTTTGGCTACGTCTCTACGGTCTATGGAGTCTTCCTAAAGGATTTTCTATGGTTTCCTTCTTACCCAACTCTGTATGTGAGTCTTAGATATTTCAGTGGTTTCCTTTGGTAAAGGAGGAGAAATTCCAGCTAACATGGTTGTTAAAATGTGTGGCCATCTCATCTAAAAGTTTAAGCTGGTAGAGGGAGCatacttttatttacttaattatgtttTCAACATGTTCCTTCACATGTCTGATTCTTTTTCATGGGGCCAAGCCTGGATTTTTTTTAATAATGGGTGATTGTGAGACTCAAATCCAAGACGTCTGCCTGCTTCGATACCATGTTGAAGTGTTGACCAgctcatctaaaagcttaagcTGTTAGAGAAGCGTATTTTATTTACTATTGTATCTTCGACATCATATGCTTTCTTTGATTCTTTCTTCCCATAAGGCTTACACATAACACCTGCTTCACCTTGTCTTCATCTACTGAATGAGTAATTTGCTCCTCTTTATAAAAGCATTTGGATTAAGAAATCAACTTGCATATAACTTTTTCAACCTCTCTGACAGCTGTTTGGTAATGATACACTGACTACCAAAGTTATAGGCCTAAAATCTTTCACTTCCACTGCATTAAAAGAAGCATAAAAACTTCTTTCAAATATGAAGAAGACAGGTTCTCTCTTTTGGCTTACAGATTTTACCGAGGAGAAATTTTACTGAAGCAAATTTCTATCTCTTGAAGCATGAAGAAACTATTTCCTTATCCTCTTCATTACCTTTATGTCTTGTTATCAGACTTCTGTTTTCCTTGTTCCAAAGCTACTTAAGCTGCACATAAGCGACACCAGTTGAGAGAATATGCTGATTTTTCAATCATGTATATTTGGAGAATGTGTGATAGATCTCTTGCATAGTTACATATGTTTGTCAGTTAACTCAGACATGACACTAGCAGATTTATTTAACCAAGTTATCTGggcttcatcttttcttgtaacAGGACATTGGCTTTAGCATGGAGTTTACGGATCTTTCCGGACAGAAGACGGTATGGAAGTGTATTTCCTTCACTTTATTTTCCCCTTTTGTCATAAAATGCATCTGTTGGAATTTCTTGGTTACTGGCTAGCATCACATGCCTTAATTAATCTTCTTTCTTTTACAAGATAACTTCTCCTTTTTCTCTTCTCTGACTCAAGTTCTGGTTTTGAACTTTTTGAAATGTCAATAAATGCTCGACTCACAGCAAATCTTACCTTATCGACGATATGATGCTGACCAAGTGAGTATATTTTGCTGTTTTACTATCCTAATTAGTAGATTTGCTACCGGACCTCCTTAATGTCATTTTTTCCAGGGAAACTTTTGTACGGTTCTGGCTGGACACTACAAACTCATATGGGATAATGCTTATTCTACATTTTTCAAGAAGGTGAGTAATACATTAATTATTGAAACCCAATTCATTGAGGTTATGCTGATCCCTTTGGAATTATTCAGTCCTATCCTGTTGGTGTATCAAACAACAGCTCCTTTCCGTTGCCTATGGGCTTTTCCTGTTCCGGTAAAACTTGCTCTAGTAAAATAAGTAGTTTATGTAACGCTTCTGTTGGTCTCAGCACTGTGGTCGCCTTTAAGTGCATGTTAATCTGCACTGGCATCAATCAATTGATTGCTTTGATACTTTGCCTAGTTTTATGTAAAAGAAACATAACCGTCTTGGGTGATTATTTTGCTTTGATTTGCAACAGGTCCTGCGGTATAAGGTGGATTGTATACCTCCTGTTGTAGAGCCAGCGCTTTCATCTGATCAAGTAGATGAGTGAAAGTATTCGTTCAGATTTTTATTGCTGCCCAATTGCTCATGAATATATTATGTCTCATTTGTTTGTATACAAAGGCATTTCCTTGTTTGTACTGCTTGAATTATACCAGATTAATCCACCCTGTGCTGCTTAGTCCCGATCTCAAGCTGTAACCACCTGTTGTATTGATTGATGCCCAGATCAAGATAAAGTCTCAGCATTCACGACTTCATTATACTTCTAATGTTGACATAGTTGGATATTTAGATTGAGGTCCATGAATTGGCAATCTTTCTGATTAGGCAAGATTTATTAACTGTttgataacaacaacaacaacaacaacaaacgtAGTGTAATCCCATAAGTGGAGCATGGGAAGGGTAGTGTACGtagactttacccctaccttatAGAGGTAGAAATGCTATTTtcatagaccctcggctcaaggaacCTCGGCGCTGGATAATAATGGTGTTACTTCGAAGGATTTGCAGTTAAGAGGTGCTTTATCAAAGACTGCAGCTAGAGGACAGCAAGTAGAGAAACATTCTCTAATCTTTCAGTGAGTAAGAAAAGCAATTCTTCTGGAATTTAACCTATTTTTTTTAGAGCAATTCTTGATTCATCAACATTGTCGAATACACAATACACAAGATACTTATTCATTAACTTCATATTATGTTGGGAAAAAAGAACTATAATTAAGAATAACGTCTTGTTACAATCTTTGTAAAAGGGACACCATCGGCCTTCAATGTCATTGAGTTGGTGATAATTAAATTAAGGCATTCTTTTCTACGATAAACTAAATTAAGAAATTAAACTatgtgaaagaaataaaaagaaaggtAGCCCATGCATGTTCGTTTTAAagtgcttcttttcttttccatgAATAAACCAGAACGACGTGAGGATGGAAAGTTTGAACTCGATCCATGCACCAAATTATGTTATTTGTAAAGGTTGAGTGATAAATGaggtaaaaataattattaaccCACCTTAGATAAAAGTTATGCGTAAAAATAGTACAAGCTAGCCAATTTTCACACTGGTAATTGAAAATAGTCCGCGTTTGTGAAATCATTGTTTTGTTGAAACACttaaagttccagcataatatgctgaattATGGAGCTCCTGCGTATAAACTtacagtatattatgttggaactccagcacacggAAAGTGGCAACgtaatatgctggattatggagctcctgcatataaacttttcgcatattatattggaacttcaGCGCATTATGAAATTCCAGCACATTATGCTGGAagctcatatgtaaaaaattcgaactccagcatatttatgctaaaatgtttctggatttttaagggcgtttttgttcagattttatctttacctgaaaagtgactaaatttcgattacttttgaaactgtagctatttttcaattaccagttatAAATCtgtctattttttattttttcccttaGTTTGGTGGACGAATTGGGTCCAAATAAGTATTTTTCCTGTGAGGATTACATCTATAGAACCACTGGTTGGACTAGTCCATATTATATTAGGAGTGGGATAGTTTGGTTTAAATCCGAATCCATATTGAAATAGGTTTTGTTATTTCGACTCGAGTAGGTTTTGAATTATTATAAATACTGATGCTactatctattttttttttgtatcgaGATTTATTAGATTATGAGTGAATTATTTTGTGGATACTCAAATCCTTAACAAAAAACTATGACGAATTTACCATCTTCAATCTTGGAAGTtattttcttaagattatcaccAAAAACAATCTTTATTTGCCAAAGTGTTTGCAAATCTTGGCTAAACCTAATTTCACACCCTGAGTTTATCAAACTTCATCTCTCAAAATCCCATACCAACCTCATCATCTATAATATTAATCATTCTCGTTCAAGTCTCTTCAACTTTGTAAATTTGGAAAATAAACCTAATTATCATCGTCTCACTTTTGAACCAAATTTTCACCTTGACATCAAAACCAACTTCCCAAATATTAATTTCAATCCAGTTGGCTCAATACATGGTTTGGTGTGTTTATATTATAAGCCTCTTGATAATAATGTTCTTGATATTGTTTATATCTTCAATCCAACTACTCGACAATACATCGAACTTCCTGAGCCTAAAGGGCTAAGAAATTGCCCAAATTTAGTCACTTATGGCTTTGGGTTTGATCCTATGAGAATGGAATACAAGGTGATAAGGATTTATCAAGTGGAAACTCAtaatataaataaagaaaaatattacACGTCTGAAGTTCAAGTGTACACTCTTGGGACAAGGTTTTGGCGTAGTGTAGGGTATATCAAGCTACGTTTTGAACGTAGATATTCTGGGGTATATTTCAGTGGAAAGCTTCATTGGTTGGTTAAAGatgttgaagaaaatgagtcaatTTGTTTCATTGATATGCACGACGAGTTGGACGAGTGGACTTTGGATACTGATGAAGAGTTAAATCGGGAAAAAGATATGACCTTTTCCACGGCTCCTGGATTTAACAAAAGGAAACGTCAAAACTTACCCACACCACGTGATAGAAACTACCCAGATTATAGGAGTTTGGGAGTGTTGGGAAATTATCTTTGCTTATGTGACAATAACACGAAAAGTTATCTCGACATATGGGTAATGAAGGAATATGGAGTGAAAAGTTCTTGGACCAAAGAAATTGTTATCGACATAACCCCAGAGTGCAATTGGTTTTGCCACACAATGGTACACGTATTGAAAGTTTTTCGAGATGGAGAGATCTTGTTTCAGTTGGGGGAAGATGTCTTGTTTACATATAATCCTGAGAAGAAAACTTTGACAAAAAATGAGTATTTTAGTGATCGTTTTTGGGCTTCTACTCATGTCTCAAGCTTACTCTCAGTCAAGAACTTTGGGACAGGAGTTGCCAACAATTTCTAATTTCTACTAGCTTTGGTATAGAGAATTACTTTCACTTGGGTAAAGTTGTCCATGACATATAGGTCACGAGTTCGAACCGTAAAAATAGtcactaatacttgcattagaGTAGGTTGTCTACGTTACAATCCTTGAACGTGGCCCTTTACAGGACtgcgagttttttttttttttttttttggtaaagaGGGATAGTGATGATGGTATAATAAAATTCTGCACGTGTTTTGCTTAATGTACTAGTTTTGGTATAATGATCTCAAATGAAATATTGAATTCTGTTTCATTGATCAAATATACTGCTGTGAAGGTGCTCCATAATTTGTTTTAACTTGAGCAATATTTTCCTTTTCAATACTTTTACGTAGTTTTTAGATatgtaaatgatattttaaaaaaTCTAAAGAAAAATACACCCAAATTCATATCGACTATTAAGCCCTCGTTTGGCAATAAATTTTGGCAAGTTTTTTTTTTCCCCCAATTTTTTGGCAAAATCTTTGTTTATAGATTTTATTCATATTTTGgcagattttgaaaacaaaattttcaattccaaaactaGCTCTAGACCTGTTTTTGGCTCATAGTATTATCGTTCGGTTTtttaaccattttaaaaattacttataactttgtattttataaaaaaagcCACCATCTATTATGACCCAACTAATCCACCAACTAGTTATTATCATTTTTTTGGACTGATGAATCTTGTTTTTTGACAAATTGTAATAGCTAGTAATTGTGTTACTAGCAGTTGATATTAATATATCAAGGTATGGTTTTAGAATAATGTattatgtagttcattataaaaatgataacTTTGTGCCAAACTTATCTGTGTTTAGGACTATGGTTTGTGATAATTGTTTGACAAAAAATATGGCTCTTGGTTCAAGTAATTAAATTTATGTAATTATGGGAACTTAGTTAACAATAATATCTCTAGATGTAGCTTTCAAGGGTGCAATAAACATTAGGTGGGTTCGGTCAAATAATGATAACAACTTCTAAAAAGCATGAACAGTAATATAGCATTTAATAGCaatgaataacaataaatgatATTTAAGTAAATAGGAGGAATGATTCACCCAATAAAGGACGAAATAGATGGATGTTCCTCCTCGCAATGATGAGTGACAAACAAGTCCTTGAATATTCGAGTTATTCTCGAATCAAAAGGAAAAGTATGGCATAGTATAGACTAGAATCTTAGTGAAAATGTGATGTTTGTATCTTAGCAAGACAAAGAGAATCTTTTTGCCAAAGTGTGTTCTTACAAATGAATATTACATGCCCCTatcattttctcttttttctatatatatgggatatgttcctaagaaaccctaatagtacaagtgcagagaatatccactagaatattctcttttaATATCATATCCTGACAAACTAGCCATTACAACTCTTATCAACGATATTCAACCTCGACCTCGACCCTTGTCGGCATCTCGACTACGGCTCTTGTCGACATCTCGACTATGGCTCTTATCTACACTTCGGCCAGGGATTTTGCTTCTTCTTGGGTCATTTCGACGAAGGCGACTCGAGAACTCTTCCCTTAATATTATCTTGGCTTAAATATTCTAGAgacagattttgacccatacaattagtccctccgcttattgaGACCGGCTCCAGCTAGGGTCGATGAGAGGATTTTCTCGTTATGGTAGAAATAATTAAGTGAGCAGTTTAGGCCGTGGTGGTCATGGTGTATCGGCAATGTGGCCCTATGTGGACCTATTTTAGATTTATGCTCCTTCCGTGGTCATGGGGACTTTGACCATACAGACCTCAATAGATGAAGACGATGAACTTGTGCCGGGCGAGGGGGATTGATAATTAAAaacaagtacccactgccaagaattgatgatttatttgatcaacttcagggtgcaaagtacttttcaaaaaatagacttgaggtcggggtaccatcagttaAGAATCAGAAAAGAGGATATATCTAAAATAGCCTTTAGAACTCGCTACGGgcactatgaatttctagtgatgtccttcgggttgacaaatgctccagctgcattcatggaCCTCATGAATAGAGTTTTCAAGCCATTCATGGATACCTTTATTATTGTGTTTATAGATGATATTTGGGTGTACTCTAAGAGCAAGGAAGATCATGCAGAACACCTCAGAATAGCCTTGCAGACCTTGAAGGAGAATGAtctttatgccaagttttcaaaatgtgagttctggttgcagTCAGGGGtgttcttaggccacgtggtatctagtgaaggaataaaagtagaccctcagaagacagaagcagtcaagaattggcctaggccgacaacgccaaccgaaatcaggagtttct from Nicotiana sylvestris chromosome 12, ASM39365v2, whole genome shotgun sequence encodes the following:
- the LOC104249951 gene encoding F-box protein At3g07870-like; its protein translation is MTNLPSSILEVIFLRLSPKTIFICQSVCKSWLNLISHPEFIKLHLSKSHTNLIIYNINHSRSSLFNFVNLENKPNYHRLTFEPNFHLDIKTNFPNINFNPVGSIHGLVCLYYKPLDNNVLDIVYIFNPTTRQYIELPEPKGLRNCPNLVTYGFGFDPMRMEYKVIRIYQVETHNINKEKYYTSEVQVYTLGTRFWRSVGYIKLRFERRYSGVYFSGKLHWLVKDVEENESICFIDMHDELDEWTLDTDEELNREKDMTFSTAPGFNKRKRQNLPTPRDRNYPDYRSLGVLGNYLCLCDNNTKSYLDIWVMKEYGVKSSWTKEIVIDITPECNWFCHTMVHVLKVFRDGEILFQLGEDVLFTYNPEKKTLTKNEYFSDRFWASTHVSSLLSVKNFGTGVANNF